From Providencia sp. R33, a single genomic window includes:
- a CDS encoding type II secretion system F family protein, whose translation MKKFTKSQRLYLYQFCADMINSNLPLYDSIIKLKKEGGTVIGKGFLKKLNFLLDKMANKESIASVFDGMVPKNELSLIYAAEKSGALANGFTSIIDVIKYKDQLMAKVIKSMTFPMIMLVLSLIVIAGYSLKVFPAFERVLPVSRWPAVTSSLYKFGLALYDGLWIYMLIFLIIVTVIVRIIMANLTGLIRDKFVDKIIPFSTFKQLNASIVLNSLSGMLKNKIPINDALTILSLNANRWLKFHIKIMQINMAKGMNYGDALNTGLLNVHELLNISLYSALPSFHEVLTSVSEKSKVNINDKMDKLAALLKSLSTLILGGCVIWIFIALFSLSDQLSKMSQM comes from the coding sequence TTGAAAAAATTCACTAAGTCTCAGCGATTATATTTATATCAATTTTGTGCAGATATGATTAATTCTAATCTTCCACTATATGACTCGATTATAAAATTAAAAAAAGAAGGAGGAACGGTCATTGGAAAAGGGTTTTTGAAAAAATTGAACTTCCTATTAGATAAAATGGCAAATAAGGAATCTATCGCTTCCGTTTTTGATGGTATGGTGCCTAAAAATGAATTGAGTTTAATTTATGCCGCAGAAAAAAGTGGAGCATTGGCAAATGGCTTTACGAGTATTATTGACGTTATCAAATATAAAGATCAATTAATGGCCAAAGTCATTAAATCGATGACATTTCCAATGATTATGCTTGTTTTATCATTGATTGTTATTGCAGGGTATTCATTGAAAGTTTTCCCAGCTTTTGAGCGTGTTTTGCCCGTAAGTCGTTGGCCTGCAGTCACTAGCTCTCTGTATAAGTTTGGATTAGCATTATATGATGGATTATGGATATATATGCTTATTTTTTTAATCATAGTGACCGTGATTGTTCGTATCATCATGGCGAATTTAACAGGTTTAATTCGTGATAAATTTGTTGATAAGATCATCCCATTTTCAACATTTAAACAACTAAATGCTTCCATTGTTTTGAATAGTCTATCTGGCATGCTTAAAAACAAAATACCGATTAATGATGCTTTAACTATATTGAGTTTAAATGCAAATCGGTGGTTAAAGTTTCATATTAAAATTATGCAAATCAATATGGCTAAAGGAATGAATTATGGAGATGCGCTCAATACAGGATTATTAAATGTTCACGAATTATTAAATATTAGTTTATATTCAGCACTACCTTCATTTCATGAGGTTTTAACATCAGTATCAGAAAAATCTAAAGTCAATATTAATGATAAGATGGATAAGTTAGCGGCACTTTTGAAGTCATTATCAACATTAATATTGGGTGGTTGCGTCATTTGGATCTTTATTGCTTTATTTTCGCTATCCGATCAACTATCAAAAATGTCGCAAATGTAA
- a CDS encoding prepilin peptidase → MGSFINVVIYRLPVMVFNCGESETMTLSFPSSHCPHCKNKVYKRDNIPIISWFILSGKCRHCYNKISKVYPFSEFIFGVIFSGLIWAFYPSCALMPLILFLGLFSICYAIIFIDLKWYIIPDELNYLLIWLGLLGSVMNWTSVSPTHAVLGCIIIWLLIKSVMKLFKWATGKEGMGDGDAKLFSACASFIGVVQIHWLILFSALFGLLIFFTVKCFNYVPDRGKYAVYYKIDEKYHIPFGPAICLAVLLLYFYNEII, encoded by the coding sequence GTGGGTAGTTTTATTAATGTCGTCATTTATCGTTTACCCGTCATGGTTTTTAATTGTGGTGAGAGTGAAACCATGACACTAAGTTTTCCTTCGTCACATTGCCCTCATTGTAAAAACAAGGTTTATAAACGTGACAATATACCTATTATTAGTTGGTTTATTTTAAGTGGAAAGTGCAGGCATTGTTACAACAAAATATCAAAAGTATATCCATTCTCTGAGTTTATTTTTGGTGTTATTTTTTCGGGTCTTATTTGGGCTTTTTATCCAAGCTGTGCACTCATGCCGTTAATTTTGTTCTTAGGACTATTTAGTATTTGTTATGCTATCATTTTTATTGACTTAAAGTGGTATATTATTCCCGACGAACTTAATTATTTGTTGATTTGGCTGGGTTTACTTGGCTCAGTTATGAATTGGACAAGCGTTTCTCCAACCCATGCAGTTTTAGGCTGCATTATTATTTGGCTATTGATTAAAAGTGTCATGAAATTATTTAAGTGGGCAACTGGCAAAGAGGGAATGGGAGATGGGGATGCTAAATTATTTTCTGCATGTGCATCATTTATAGGTGTTGTACAAATACATTGGTTAATTTTGTTTTCTGCACTATTTGGATTATTGATATTTTTTACAGTTAAATGTTTTAATTATGTACCTGATAGAGGAAAGTACGCAGTCTATTATAAAATAGATGAGAAATATCATATACCTTTCGGCCCAGCTATCTGCTTGGCTGTTTTGTTACTGTATTTTTACAATGAAATAATTTAG